TGGCACCAGCACCCAACCCAAGCACTGCTGGACTGCTACACGATCCGTCAGCACCTCGGTGGAGTCGCCGGTCGCCACATCGCCATCATCGGCGACATCAAGCACAGTCGGGTGGCACGCTCCGATGTCGAGGCTTTCACCGCTCTCGGCGCCGAGGTGACCCTGGTGGCGCCTCCCACCCTGCTGCCGCCGAGCCTGGAGGGTTGGCCGGTGAAGGTGAGCCACGACATCGACGCAGTGCTGCCCACCGTGGACGTGGCCTACCTCCTGCGCATGCAACGTGAGCGGATGACCGAAGCCCTCTTGCCGTCGTTGCGCGAATACACCGCCACCTATGGACTCACCACTAGGCGGGCGGCTCTGTTGCGACCCGAGGCCGTGGTGATGCATCCCGGTCCCATGAACAGGGGCGTGGAGATCGCGGCGGAGGTGGCAGACCTGCCCTGTTCGCTGATCCTGGACCAGGTCCGCAACGGCGTGGCGGTGCGTATGGCCGTGCTGTACCTGTTGCTGGGAGCCGGTGCCGGGCTGGTGAACCCCGAACACCGCAACGACGACCCGACCGCCTCGACGCAGTTGGGCCTCGATGCGTCCCCCGAACCGACGGGCGCCGTAGGTGCCACCCCCACCGATGAGGAGAGTTCCCGTGGCTGACCGGCCGACGATCGTGATCAAGGGCGG
The Microthrixaceae bacterium DNA segment above includes these coding regions:
- a CDS encoding aspartate carbamoyltransferase catalytic subunit, which produces MIGRHLLEVGDLGGAEGIEEVLRLTDSFVEVSERAIPKVPALRGRTVAWLFYEDSTRTRLSFETAAKRLSADTMNFSVSSSSVKKGESLRDTARTIEAMGIDAIVVRHASAGAPHRIADWVDAAVINAGDGWHQHPTQALLDCYTIRQHLGGVAGRHIAIIGDIKHSRVARSDVEAFTALGAEVTLVAPPTLLPPSLEGWPVKVSHDIDAVLPTVDVAYLLRMQRERMTEALLPSLREYTATYGLTTRRAALLRPEAVVMHPGPMNRGVEIAAEVADLPCSLILDQVRNGVAVRMAVLYLLLGAGAGLVNPEHRNDDPTASTQLGLDASPEPTGAVGATPTDEESSRG